Proteins from one Amycolatopsis endophytica genomic window:
- a CDS encoding thiolase family protein gives MSQDRIVLLEGARTPVGSFGGAFKDVPGFELGATAARAAIERAGVEPADLGEVVMGCIGQAGPDAYNARRVALAAGLPVTTPAYTVNRLCGSGLQAIWSAAMQMRWGGVDFALAGGDESMSRMPFYDFGARSGYRLGDRTLVDGTVMMLTDPFHDIHMGVTAENVARKFGVSRREQDEFALESQRRAASVAAKEAFAGEIVPVEVGGRRPVTVTEDEHPKPGTTLEALGKLRPAFEKDGTVTAGNASGINDGAAAVVLARESVVAERGLTGLVTLEAVATAAMEPELMGYAPVPALRRLFEQTGITPADIDVVELNEAFASQAVAVIRDAGLDPDKTNPYGGAIALGHPVGATGAILTVRAAKHLVRHDQELAVVTMCIGGGQALAALLRRVA, from the coding sequence ATGAGCCAGGACAGGATCGTGCTGCTGGAGGGGGCGCGGACGCCGGTGGGCAGCTTCGGCGGCGCGTTCAAGGATGTGCCGGGGTTCGAGCTGGGCGCGACCGCGGCGAGGGCCGCGATCGAGCGGGCCGGGGTGGAGCCGGCGGATCTCGGCGAGGTCGTGATGGGCTGCATCGGGCAGGCAGGCCCGGACGCCTACAACGCGCGCCGGGTGGCGCTGGCCGCCGGGTTGCCCGTGACGACGCCCGCCTACACGGTGAACCGGCTGTGCGGGTCGGGTCTGCAGGCGATCTGGTCCGCGGCGATGCAGATGCGCTGGGGCGGCGTGGACTTCGCGCTCGCCGGTGGAGACGAGTCGATGAGCCGGATGCCGTTCTACGACTTCGGCGCCCGCTCCGGATACCGGCTGGGGGACCGCACGCTGGTGGACGGCACGGTGATGATGCTGACCGACCCGTTCCACGACATCCACATGGGAGTAACCGCGGAGAACGTCGCGCGCAAGTTCGGCGTGTCCCGACGGGAGCAGGACGAGTTCGCGCTGGAGTCGCAGCGGCGGGCCGCCTCGGTCGCGGCCAAGGAGGCGTTCGCCGGGGAGATCGTGCCGGTCGAGGTCGGCGGGCGGCGGCCGGTGACCGTGACCGAGGACGAGCACCCGAAGCCCGGGACCACGCTGGAGGCGCTGGGAAAGCTGCGTCCGGCGTTCGAGAAGGACGGCACGGTCACCGCGGGCAACGCCTCGGGCATCAACGACGGTGCGGCGGCCGTGGTGCTGGCGCGCGAGTCCGTCGTGGCCGAGCGTGGGCTGACCGGCTTGGTGACCCTGGAGGCGGTGGCGACCGCGGCGATGGAACCGGAGCTGATGGGCTACGCGCCGGTTCCAGCGCTGCGGCGGCTGTTCGAGCAGACCGGAATCACGCCGGCCGACATCGACGTGGTCGAACTGAACGAGGCGTTCGCGTCCCAGGCCGTGGCAGTGATCCGCGACGCCGGGCTCGACCCGGACAAGACCAACCCCTATGGTGGCGCCATCGCGCTGGGGCACCCGGTCGGCGCGACCGGGGCCATCCTCACGGTGCGGGCGGCCAAGCACCTCGTGCGGCACGACCAGGAGCTCGCTGTGGTGACGATGTGCATCGGCGGCGGACAGGCGTTGGCGGCGCTGTTGCGGAGGGTCGCGTGA
- a CDS encoding zinc-binding dehydrogenase, translated as MSTPSPAMMEAWQWTGTGRPLSRCVVPVPRPGRGEVLVAVRAAGMCHSDVGELDEPSWAENIHKNPITLGHEIAGEVAETGALVTAFAPGDRVAVFPMGATVPGYGRDGGYAAYVVAPALDLLRLPSGLSYALAALATDAGMTSHHAVVKVAGVGPGSRVGIIGLGGLGQIGARLAVLHGAEVHAADVRPEAVELGRGLDVADVVHSAAALEGRDLDTVIDFAGFGATTDSAVRAIRTGGTVVMLGLGAERTSLVTADVIHRKARIVGSSGGTREDIRAVLEHLASGAVTPAVEHLGFEQVPEGIERLREGRVTGRLVVMMPEVPEN; from the coding sequence ACCGTCCCCGGCGATGATGGAAGCGTGGCAGTGGACCGGAACCGGCCGGCCGCTGAGCAGGTGCGTGGTTCCGGTTCCCCGGCCGGGGCGGGGCGAGGTCCTCGTCGCGGTTCGTGCGGCCGGCATGTGTCACTCCGACGTCGGTGAACTGGACGAGCCGTCGTGGGCCGAGAACATCCACAAGAATCCGATCACCCTGGGGCACGAGATCGCCGGCGAGGTGGCCGAGACCGGCGCCCTGGTGACCGCATTCGCGCCGGGAGACCGAGTCGCTGTTTTCCCGATGGGCGCCACGGTGCCCGGATACGGGCGGGACGGGGGTTACGCCGCGTACGTCGTGGCCCCTGCCCTGGACCTGCTCCGGCTGCCGTCCGGGCTGTCCTACGCCCTCGCGGCCCTTGCCACCGACGCGGGTATGACGTCGCACCACGCGGTGGTGAAGGTGGCCGGCGTCGGTCCAGGCAGCCGGGTCGGCATCATCGGACTCGGTGGACTCGGCCAGATCGGGGCACGCCTCGCAGTGCTGCACGGCGCCGAGGTGCACGCAGCGGATGTGCGCCCGGAGGCTGTCGAGCTGGGGCGTGGTCTGGACGTGGCGGACGTCGTCCACTCGGCGGCCGCCCTGGAGGGGCGTGACCTCGACACGGTGATCGACTTCGCCGGCTTCGGGGCGACCACCGACTCGGCTGTCCGCGCGATCCGCACGGGTGGCACCGTCGTCATGCTGGGGCTCGGGGCCGAACGCACCAGCCTGGTCACCGCCGACGTGATCCACCGAAAGGCGCGGATCGTGGGGTCTTCCGGCGGGACCCGGGAGGACATCCGGGCGGTGCTCGAACACCTCGCCTCCGGCGCGGTGACCCCGGCGGTGGAACACCTGGGATTCGAGCAAGTGCCGGAGGGCATCGAGCGGCTTCGGGAAGGTCGTGTCACCGGACGGCTGGTCGTCATGATGCCCGAGGTGCCCGAAAACTAA